In Chryseobacterium scophthalmum, the genomic stretch TGTAACCAACGCCGTACGTCTTAAAATACAGGAATTATTGCTTGAAGGTTCTATTTTATCTAAAGATGAAAAAACCATTGAAGAAGCATTTTACGATGTAGATCAGGTAAAAATGATGATGCCTGTTCACATTCCAAATTACACTGATTTCTACAGCAGCATTGAGCACGCAACCAACGTTGGGAAAATGTTCAGAGATCCGGCAAATGCACTACTTCCAAACTGGAAACATTTACCGGTAGGTTATCACGGAAGAGCTTCATCAATTGTGGTTTCAGGAACAGAAATCAACCGTCCAAAAGGTCAGATGAAACCTGCAGATGCAGACAAGCCTGTTTTCGGACCTTGCAAACAATTGGATTTTGAATTGGAAATGGCATTTATTGTCAATAAAAATACCGAAATGGGCGAAAGTATCTCTACAAAAGATGCCGAAGACGCTATTTTCGGAATGGTCGTTTTCAACGACTGGTCTGCAAGAGATATTCAATCTTGGGAATACGTTCCGTTGGGACCATTTTTGGCGAAAAATTTCGGGTCATCAGTTTCTCCATGGGTAGTTACTTTGGAAGCTTTAGAGCCATTTAAAACCGCTTCTCCAACACAAGATCCTGAAGTTTTGGATTATTTAAAATTTGAAGGTGACAAAAATTACGATATCAATTTAGAAGTTTATTTACAGCCTGAAAACGGTGAAGAAAACCTAATTTCTGAAAGCAACTACAAACACATGTACTGGAACATGACCCAACAATTGGCTCATCACACGGTAAATGGTTGCAACGTAGAAGTTGGTGACCTATACGCAAGCGGAACTATTTCAGGAAGCGATCCAAAATCTTTCGGTTCTATGCTTGAATTAACCTGGAGAGGACAAAACCCAATTCAGCTAAGCAACGGACAGGAAAGAAAATTCATCGACGATAATGATATTGTAACTATGAAAGCTTGGGCTGAAAAAGACGGCGTTAGAGTTGGTTTTGGTGAGGTTGCTGGAAAAATCATTCCGACTAAATAATTAAATCTCAACCACAAAAGTCACAAAAGTTTTTTAACATTTAAAGCTTCATAATTTTCCGATAAAGTTCACAAAACTTTATGCTAATTTGTAAAATAACACACAAATGATAACACAATCATACTTAACAGATTTGACATACAAAATCAATGGAGCTTGTATTGAAGTTCATAAAATTTTGGGTGCTGGTTTGCTTGAAAGTGTTTATCATAAATGCTTGGAAGAAGAATTCAAATTAAGAAATATCAACTTTAAATCTGAGTTTAAAGTACCTATCGTTTATAAAGGAAAAGAAATTAACTGTGATTTCTTTTGTGACTTTTTAGTGGAAGATTTAATCGTAATTGAATTAAAAGCAGTTTCAGAACTACATGAAATTCATCGTGCTCAAGTTTTAAATTATATTAATTTAATGAAAAAACCCAAAGGCATATTAGTAAATTTTAATGTAAAAAATCTCTATCATCAAGGGCACGAAACCTTCGTAAATAAATATTACGATATGCTTTTTTGATCTTAAAAGATTCTAATTATTTACTTAAAAACTTTTGTGACTTTTGTGGTTAAATATAAACAATGAAAACAGTAATTCCATCCGAAATAACTCCTGTACAACTACAAACAATAATGCAGACTGCCGTTTCACCACGTCCAATCGCATTAGCTTCTACAGTTGATAAAAATGGAGAAATCAATTTATCGCCATTCAGTTTCTTCAATATGTTCAGCACGGTTCCTCCGATTTTGATTTTTTCACCATCGAGAAGAGTACGCGACAATACTACAAAACATACTTTAGAAAATGTTTTGGAAACTTCGGAAGTAGTGATCGGAACCGTTAATTTTCCAATTGTACAACAGATTTCTTTAGCGTCTACAGAATATGGTGACGGAGTGAACGAATTCATCAAGTCCGGACTAACGATGAAAGATGCCGATTTGGTTACACCTAAATTAATCGAAGAATGTCCTGTTAATTTTGAATGCAAGGTTTTAGAAGTAAGATCTTTAGGAGACCAGGGAGGTGCGGGAAATTTGGTCATTTGTGAAGTACAGAAGATCCACATCCGAGAAGAATATCTGAATGAAGAAGGAAACCTGGATCAGAAAAAACTAGATATGGTTGCACGCCTTGGTGGAAATTGGTATTCTAGAAATAATGAAAATAATCTTTTTGAAGTCCCAAAACCATTGGTTACGAAAGGAATTGGATTTGATTTACTTCCGGATGCTATAAAACTTAGCAAAGTGTTTACCGGAAATGATTTAGGTATGTTAGCTAATGTAGAAGTTTTACCTTCTGAAACTTGTCATAACGACGAAAACATTCATTTGGAAGCTCAAAAATTATTATTAGATAGTAAAATTGAAGAAGCCTGGAAAATTTTGATTAAATAAATTTAGATTCAAATTAAAAGGAGTGAAAATTTTCACTCCTTTCTTTTATTTTTAAAACTGAATACTTAGTAACAGCACTGCCAACGTCCATTAGCATCTTGGCTTTGTGTACCAAAATTAGGAGATTGACATGGGGGCACAATGCATAAAATGCCTTGTCCATCACCAAGATAATTTTTGTAGCAGCCTGTTGCACATTGTATTGGTTCTAGACCTCCTACTCCTCCTGAGATACTTTTCTGAGCTGCTCTGCTTAATTTTTTTAAATTTGATTTTTTCATAAAAATTTTTGTTTAATGGTATTAATGTTTCACTAAAGTATGAAAATTATTAACATCAAAAATAATTTTAACAATAAAATCAAATATTTTGTTTGATAAATTTAATAGACTTTTCAACAACTTCATTCAACCCTTTTGGTAGCGCATCATCTTCCCAAGGTTCTTTTGCGCCAAATGTATGGTTTGCATTTTCAATAAGATACAATTCTGAAGTTGGGTTTAAAATATGAAGATGTTCTGCATTTTTCACGTCAACACTTTCATCATTGGTTCCATGAATAATTAAAACCTGAGCTTTTGCCATTTCCATCGAACGTTCTACATCAAAACGATACTCATCATTTTTAAAGTCTTCAAAAAACTGGAAATAATGGGGCATTTGC encodes the following:
- a CDS encoding flavin reductase family protein, which gives rise to MKTVIPSEITPVQLQTIMQTAVSPRPIALASTVDKNGEINLSPFSFFNMFSTVPPILIFSPSRRVRDNTTKHTLENVLETSEVVIGTVNFPIVQQISLASTEYGDGVNEFIKSGLTMKDADLVTPKLIEECPVNFECKVLEVRSLGDQGGAGNLVICEVQKIHIREEYLNEEGNLDQKKLDMVARLGGNWYSRNNENNLFEVPKPLVTKGIGFDLLPDAIKLSKVFTGNDLGMLANVEVLPSETCHNDENIHLEAQKLLLDSKIEEAWKILIK
- a CDS encoding GxxExxY protein, with translation MITQSYLTDLTYKINGACIEVHKILGAGLLESVYHKCLEEEFKLRNINFKSEFKVPIVYKGKEINCDFFCDFLVEDLIVIELKAVSELHEIHRAQVLNYINLMKKPKGILVNFNVKNLYHQGHETFVNKYYDMLF
- a CDS encoding bacteriocin-like protein, with product MKKSNLKKLSRAAQKSISGGVGGLEPIQCATGCYKNYLGDGQGILCIVPPCQSPNFGTQSQDANGRWQCCY
- the fahA gene encoding fumarylacetoacetase yields the protein MKSFVEYSSNSDFSIHNIPFGVTVFNKEFIGCCTRIGDQIIDLATLYDLGYFEDIEGLDDNIFEAYTLNEFIELGKPVTNAVRLKIQELLLEGSILSKDEKTIEEAFYDVDQVKMMMPVHIPNYTDFYSSIEHATNVGKMFRDPANALLPNWKHLPVGYHGRASSIVVSGTEINRPKGQMKPADADKPVFGPCKQLDFELEMAFIVNKNTEMGESISTKDAEDAIFGMVVFNDWSARDIQSWEYVPLGPFLAKNFGSSVSPWVVTLEALEPFKTASPTQDPEVLDYLKFEGDKNYDINLEVYLQPENGEENLISESNYKHMYWNMTQQLAHHTVNGCNVEVGDLYASGTISGSDPKSFGSMLELTWRGQNPIQLSNGQERKFIDDNDIVTMKAWAEKDGVRVGFGEVAGKIIPTK